The following are encoded together in the Campylobacter devanensis genome:
- a CDS encoding type I restriction endonuclease subunit R: protein MTPEQKSRQNIDTLLIKAGFIVQNRDEFDRTADRGVVVREFAMSDGSFADYLIFIDGKACGVIEAKKTGLSLSGVENQSRHYAKNLPTNVRTHMDNELPFLFESNGVEIYFTDLRDKKSRSRRIFAFYRPDFLAKILREDTLRNRILSMPSLQMANLRKCQFDAINSLENSLKNYKPRALIQMATGSGKTFTACNFIYRLIKFAGAKRVLFLVDRNNLGKQTKNEFENFHLNDENRKFSEVYITQHLNTNTIDKDAKVVITTIQRMYSMLSGDEYYDEKDEEISAYENYKSENKSERIVSYNPNIPIESFDFIVVDECHRSIYGEWRQVLEYFDAFIIGLTATPSKQTLGYFSANLVSQYPLERSIIDGINVDCEIFRIKTQISEYGNTIKKGFLVPVMDKKTRLKYYESLDENLEYQKTDLDRSVVSINQIQTILECYKNAIFTELYPEREPSFVPKTLIFAKDDNHAENITRITREVFGQGNDFCKKITYNIGNAKPEELIKAFKTDPTFRIAVTVDMIATGTDIKPLEVVIFMRDVKSSLYYEQMKGRGVRTINPNDLQTITPNAKSKDKFYLIDAVGVSESKKTISAPLERKKGISLAKILENVANGDTSDDTLSSLAGRLVRIEANISDDDKTQISKILDSKTLGQLASDILDTLDVDLTQNLNNDEIIAKKDEVLKPFNKPIFRKMLLDLSQKSKLYIDDISPDSVINAEFNKNKANEIIANFNDFINENKDEITALSIIYNKDYKNRKLTYELINELNDKLKSNNLDSFQIWNSYALVKPDKVKNNAKSIVGCLTNIIQLVKFALGFDDELREFSSIANSRFELWKGRQKNKGIIFDEKQNEFLELIKEYIISNSYLDLADIQSFLGNKGGIFKAKTLFDNFENLLIELNQALVA, encoded by the coding sequence ATGACACCAGAGCAAAAATCTAGACAAAATATCGATACCTTACTTATTAAAGCTGGGTTTATCGTGCAAAATAGAGATGAGTTTGATCGCACCGCAGATCGTGGCGTTGTAGTTCGTGAGTTTGCTATGAGTGATGGTAGTTTTGCCGATTATCTTATCTTTATAGATGGCAAAGCTTGCGGCGTTATAGAAGCTAAAAAAACTGGTCTTAGTCTAAGCGGTGTAGAAAATCAATCGCGTCATTATGCTAAAAATTTACCTACAAATGTCCGCACTCATATGGATAATGAGTTGCCATTTTTATTTGAAAGCAATGGTGTTGAGATTTATTTTACTGATTTGCGTGATAAAAAAAGCCGTTCTAGACGAATTTTTGCATTCTATCGCCCTGATTTTTTAGCAAAAATTCTAAGAGAAGATACTTTAAGAAATAGAATTTTATCTATGCCGAGCCTACAAATGGCAAACCTTAGAAAGTGTCAATTTGATGCCATAAATTCACTAGAAAACTCCCTTAAAAATTATAAACCAAGAGCCTTAATCCAAATGGCAACCGGCTCTGGCAAAACTTTTACAGCATGTAATTTTATCTATCGCCTTATTAAATTTGCTGGTGCAAAAAGGGTGTTATTTTTGGTAGATAGAAACAATCTTGGCAAACAAACCAAAAATGAATTTGAAAATTTTCACCTAAATGATGAAAATCGCAAATTTAGTGAAGTTTATATAACTCAACATCTTAATACAAATACCATAGATAAAGATGCAAAAGTCGTTATCACCACTATTCAGCGTATGTATTCTATGCTTAGTGGCGATGAATACTATGATGAAAAAGATGAAGAAATTTCAGCCTATGAAAACTATAAAAGCGAAAATAAGAGCGAACGAATAGTAAGCTATAATCCAAATATCCCTATTGAGAGTTTTGATTTTATCGTAGTTGATGAATGCCATAGAAGTATTTATGGCGAGTGGAGACAGGTTTTAGAGTATTTTGACGCCTTTATCATCGGACTTACTGCTACTCCATCTAAGCAGACTTTAGGATATTTTAGTGCGAATTTAGTTAGTCAATACCCGCTAGAGCGCTCTATAATAGATGGTATAAATGTTGATTGTGAAATTTTTCGCATCAAAACTCAAATCAGCGAATACGGAAACACTATCAAAAAAGGCTTTTTGGTGCCTGTAATGGACAAAAAAACTAGATTGAAATACTATGAAAGCCTAGATGAAAATTTAGAATATCAAAAAACAGACCTAGATCGCTCCGTAGTATCTATAAATCAAATTCAAACTATTTTAGAATGTTACAAGAATGCTATTTTTACCGAGCTTTATCCAGAGCGTGAGCCTAGCTTTGTACCAAAAACTCTTATATTTGCTAAAGATGATAATCACGCTGAAAATATCACTCGCATAACTAGAGAAGTTTTTGGGCAAGGTAATGATTTTTGCAAAAAAATTACATATAATATCGGCAACGCAAAACCAGAAGAACTAATAAAAGCCTTTAAAACAGACCCGACTTTTCGCATAGCAGTTACTGTAGATATGATAGCTACAGGTACAGATATTAAGCCACTTGAAGTGGTGATTTTTATGCGTGATGTAAAGTCATCTTTGTATTACGAACAGATGAAGGGTAGAGGCGTTCGCACCATAAATCCTAATGATTTACAAACTATCACACCAAATGCTAAAAGCAAAGATAAATTCTATCTCATAGATGCAGTAGGTGTAAGCGAAAGCAAAAAAACAATTTCAGCACCACTTGAACGCAAAAAAGGTATAAGTCTAGCTAAAATCTTAGAAAATGTGGCTAATGGCGATACTAGCGATGATACACTCTCTAGCCTTGCTGGACGCCTAGTGCGAATAGAAGCCAATATCAGCGATGATGACAAAACTCAAATTTCAAAAATACTAGATTCAAAAACACTAGGGCAACTCGCTAGCGATATTTTAGATACCTTAGATGTAGATCTTACACAAAACTTAAACAATGATGAAATCATAGCCAAAAAAGATGAAGTTTTAAAACCATTTAATAAGCCTATATTTCGTAAAATGTTACTAGATCTATCGCAAAAATCAAAACTCTATATAGATGATATTTCACCAGATAGTGTGATAAATGCGGAATTCAATAAAAACAAAGCAAATGAAATAATCGCAAATTTTAATGATTTTATCAATGAAAATAAAGATGAGATCACGGCTCTAAGCATAATCTATAATAAAGATTATAAAAATAGAAAACTTACTTATGAGTTAATAAACGAACTAAACGACAAGCTAAAATCTAACAATCTAGATAGTTTTCAAATATGGAATTCTTACGCTTTAGTCAAACCAGACAAAGTTAAAAATAACGCCAAAAGTATTGTGGGGTGTCTTACAAATATCATACAATTAGTCAAATTTGCTCTAGGTTTTGATGATGAGCTTAGGGAGTTTAGCAGCATAGCAAATTCTAGATTTGAACTATGGAAAGGTAGGCAAAAGAACAAGGGCATAATATTTGATGAAAAACAAAACGAATTTTTAGAGCTTATAAAAGAGTATATAATAAGCAATTCTTATCTTGATTTAGCAGACATACAGAGCTTTTTGGGTAATAAGGGTGGAATTTTTAAAGCTAAAACGCTTTTTGATAACTTTGAGAATTTACTAATAGAATTAAATCAAGCTTTAGTGGCGTAA
- a CDS encoding CopD family protein, with protein MEFQTYLWLKWLHYAAFISWMAMLFYLPRLFVYHAEHIANNGFCDVVKIQESKLFHGIGWIAMIITIASGLFILIGAKPELMKQGYFHMKLLCVVILVIYHFSLGYFMKQFKENRCTKSGKFFRIYNEIPTIIMFVILYAMLVKANLV; from the coding sequence ATGGAATTTCAAACCTATTTATGGTTAAAATGGTTGCACTATGCTGCTTTTATATCGTGGATGGCGATGCTTTTTTATCTGCCTAGGCTATTTGTCTATCATGCTGAACATATAGCAAATAACGGCTTTTGTGATGTTGTAAAGATTCAAGAATCCAAACTATTTCATGGAATTGGATGGATTGCGATGATTATTACGATAGCTTCAGGATTATTTATTTTAATTGGCGCTAAACCTGAACTAATGAAGCAAGGATATTTTCATATGAAGCTACTTTGTGTAGTGATTTTAGTGATTTATCATTTTAGTTTAGGATATTTTATGAAACAATTTAAAGAAAATCGCTGCACAAAAAGCGGTAAATTCTTTAGAATTTATAACGAAATTCCAACAATCATTATGTTTGTGATTCTTTATGCTATGCTTGTAAAGGCAAATTTGGTATAA
- a CDS encoding NINE protein → MGRNIYIAYLLWFFLSAFSAHRIYCGKFLSGVMQLTLFWIGSATTIFLIGYIFLGFWLIWWLIDAFLLHSWVVKINEINALQHSISDIKNLENIEKLYELYKSGAINYEEYLRQKDIILKNI, encoded by the coding sequence ATGGGACGAAATATCTACATAGCCTATCTGTTATGGTTTTTTCTATCAGCTTTTAGCGCTCATAGAATTTACTGCGGAAAGTTTTTAAGCGGAGTTATGCAGTTAACACTATTTTGGATTGGAAGTGCTACGACAATATTTTTAATTGGCTATATATTTTTAGGATTTTGGCTAATATGGTGGCTAATTGATGCTTTTTTGCTTCATAGCTGGGTGGTAAAAATAAACGAGATAAACGCATTGCAGCATAGTATTAGTGATATTAAAAATTTAGAAAATATAGAAAAACTTTACGAGCTTTACAAAAGTGGTGCTATAAATTACGAAGAGTATCTAAGGCAAAAAGATATAATTTTAAAAAATATTTAA